One genomic region from Actinocatenispora thailandica encodes:
- a CDS encoding DUF998 domain-containing protein, with amino-acid sequence MRSVPGAAVLSLSLVGLAVMLIGYLHGATGIDPVRGMVSDYVFTPIGSILLPVAVLVLAAGLMALRRALVAAGAAGRWTGALVAVAALGSALIGLFPADVTGAPVTTTGLVHKLAGGLLFGAVPVAALTLVAGSRRDRWRAVGRPLRWLAGISIVLFAGFLTSYLPLFGMPFPGGGALVGMQGLLERLVLAPELALVVVVAARLARPAAAATPVPVVADAVGAARAEVGR; translated from the coding sequence GTGCGATCGGTACCTGGTGCCGCGGTGCTGTCCCTGTCGCTGGTCGGTCTCGCCGTGATGCTGATCGGCTACCTGCACGGTGCGACCGGGATCGACCCGGTGCGCGGCATGGTCAGCGACTACGTGTTCACGCCGATCGGTTCGATACTGCTGCCGGTCGCCGTGCTGGTGCTCGCGGCCGGGCTGATGGCGTTGCGGCGGGCGCTGGTCGCCGCGGGTGCCGCCGGCCGGTGGACCGGGGCGCTGGTGGCGGTCGCGGCGCTGGGGTCGGCGCTGATCGGGCTGTTTCCCGCCGACGTCACCGGCGCGCCGGTCACCACGACCGGCCTGGTGCACAAGCTCGCCGGTGGCCTGCTGTTCGGTGCGGTGCCCGTCGCGGCGCTGACCCTGGTGGCCGGTTCCCGGCGGGACCGGTGGCGGGCGGTGGGCCGGCCGCTGCGGTGGCTGGCGGGGATCTCGATCGTGCTGTTCGCCGGCTTCTTGACCAGCTATCTGCCGCTGTTCGGGATGCCGTTCCCGGGAGGCGGTGCGCTGGTGGGGATGCAGGGGCTGCTCGAGCGGCTGGTACTGGCGCCGGAGCTGGCACTGGTGGTCGTCGTCGCGGCGCGGTTGGCGCGACCCGCGGCAGCGGCCACGCCGGTACCGGTGGTGGCGGATGCGGTCGGTGCGGCGCGGGCGGAGGTGGGGCGATGA
- a CDS encoding DUF3046 domain-containing protein has product MRRTDFWRRMEHVFGSAYARSVAADQVLPQLGGRTVEQAFAGGEETVVVWRAICQAYTDRVPGTLR; this is encoded by the coding sequence GTGCGGCGAACCGACTTCTGGCGCCGAATGGAACACGTTTTCGGCTCGGCCTACGCCCGCAGCGTGGCCGCCGACCAGGTGCTCCCACAACTCGGCGGGCGCACCGTCGAGCAGGCGTTCGCCGGCGGCGAGGAAACGGTCGTGGTGTGGCGCGCGATCTGCCAGGCGTACACCGATCGGGTGCCCGGCACGCTGCGCTGA
- a CDS encoding amino acid ABC transporter permease: protein MTSVLYDNPGPAARRRVRFWTAVSIVALAAIVAFVTWQVARKGQLSAAMWSPFADPGLWRQLFDSLFATIKAALLSIVLALVLGAVLAAGRLSDRAWLRWPAFVVIEFFRAVPLLLLILFGLFTWGPALSFIGTAIGATPPDAFAALVVGLTLYNGSVLAEVFRAGINAVPRGQGEAAYALGMRKTAVMRMILAPQAIRMMLPAIVAQCVVALKDSALGFIVGYQELLSFGKRIYQGGADIWELPQPPVVTTLIVVVAIYIVINLLLSWLASWLERRMSRSRKLAAAPLTAMQTGEEPVAAGPLGGEPPAPK, encoded by the coding sequence ATGACGAGCGTGCTGTACGACAACCCCGGGCCGGCCGCGCGCCGGCGGGTCCGGTTCTGGACCGCGGTGAGCATCGTGGCGCTGGCCGCGATCGTCGCGTTCGTGACCTGGCAGGTGGCCCGCAAGGGGCAACTGTCCGCCGCGATGTGGAGCCCGTTCGCCGACCCCGGGCTGTGGCGACAGCTGTTCGACTCGCTGTTCGCCACGATCAAGGCAGCGCTGCTGTCGATCGTGCTCGCCCTGGTGCTGGGGGCGGTCCTCGCCGCCGGACGGCTGTCCGACCGGGCCTGGCTGCGCTGGCCGGCGTTCGTGGTCATCGAGTTCTTCCGTGCCGTTCCGCTGCTGCTGCTGATCCTGTTCGGCCTGTTCACCTGGGGCCCGGCGCTGTCGTTCATCGGTACCGCGATCGGCGCCACCCCGCCCGACGCGTTCGCCGCGCTGGTGGTCGGCCTGACCCTGTACAACGGCTCGGTGCTCGCCGAGGTGTTCCGGGCCGGCATCAACGCGGTGCCGCGCGGCCAGGGCGAGGCGGCGTACGCGCTCGGCATGCGCAAGACCGCGGTGATGCGGATGATCCTTGCGCCGCAGGCGATCCGGATGATGCTGCCGGCCATCGTCGCGCAGTGCGTGGTGGCGCTGAAGGACTCCGCGCTCGGCTTCATCGTGGGCTACCAGGAACTGCTGAGCTTCGGCAAGCGGATCTACCAGGGTGGCGCCGACATCTGGGAGCTGCCGCAGCCACCGGTGGTCACCACCCTGATCGTGGTCGTCGCCATCTACATCGTGATCAACCTGCTGCTGTCCTGGCTGGCGTCCTGGCTGGAACGCCGGATGTCGCGGTCCCGCAAGCTCGCCGCCGCGCCGCTGACCGCCATGCAGACCGGCGAGGAGCCGGTCGCCGCCGGCCCGCTCGGCGGCGAGCCGCCCGCACCGAAGTAA
- the recA gene encoding recombinase RecA, whose product MAAGGASSDRTKALDMALAQIDKQFGKGSVMRLGDRTAQPVSAIPTGSIALDVALGIGGLPRGRIIEVYGPESSGKTTVALHVVANAQAAGGIAAFIDAEHALDPEYAKALGVDTDALLVSQPDTGEQALEIMDMLIRSGAIDIVVIDSVAALVPRAEIEGEMGDSHVGLQARLMSQALRKVTGALNSSGTTAIFINQLREKIGVMFGSPETTTGGKALKFYASVRLDVRRIESLKDAGDVVGNRTRVKVVKNKVAAPFKQAEFDIMYGKGISREGSLIDVGVEQGIIRKSGAWYTYEGDQLGQGKENARQFMRDNPDVANEVEKRIKEKLNIGAVPGADAAETVVDDAADF is encoded by the coding sequence ATGGCAGCTGGGGGAGCAAGCTCCGATCGGACGAAAGCGCTGGACATGGCGCTCGCCCAGATCGACAAGCAGTTCGGCAAGGGCTCGGTGATGCGGCTCGGCGACCGGACCGCGCAGCCGGTCTCCGCGATACCCACCGGGTCCATCGCGCTGGATGTCGCGCTCGGCATCGGCGGCCTGCCCCGGGGCCGCATCATCGAGGTCTACGGCCCGGAGTCGTCGGGGAAGACGACGGTGGCGCTGCACGTGGTGGCCAACGCGCAGGCGGCCGGCGGCATCGCGGCGTTCATCGACGCCGAGCACGCGCTCGACCCGGAGTACGCGAAGGCGCTCGGTGTCGACACCGACGCCCTGCTGGTGTCTCAGCCGGACACCGGGGAGCAGGCGCTGGAGATCATGGACATGCTGATCCGCTCCGGCGCGATCGACATCGTCGTGATCGACTCGGTGGCAGCGCTGGTGCCGCGCGCCGAGATCGAGGGCGAGATGGGCGACAGCCACGTCGGCCTGCAGGCCCGGCTGATGAGCCAGGCGCTGCGCAAGGTGACCGGTGCGCTCAACAGCTCCGGCACCACCGCGATCTTCATCAACCAGCTCCGGGAGAAGATCGGCGTGATGTTCGGCTCGCCGGAGACCACCACCGGCGGCAAGGCGCTGAAGTTCTACGCGTCGGTCCGGCTGGACGTGCGCCGCATCGAGAGCCTGAAGGACGCCGGTGACGTGGTCGGCAACCGCACCCGGGTCAAGGTCGTCAAGAACAAGGTCGCCGCGCCGTTCAAGCAGGCCGAGTTCGACATCATGTACGGCAAGGGCATCAGCCGCGAGGGCTCGCTGATCGACGTGGGCGTCGAGCAGGGCATCATCCGCAAGTCCGGCGCCTGGTACACCTACGAGGGCGACCAGCTCGGCCAGGGCAAGGAGAACGCCCGACAGTTCATGCGGGACAACCCGGACGTGGCCAACGAGGTCGAGAAGCGCATCAAGGAGAAGCTGAACATCGGAGCGGTGCCGGGCGCCGACGCGGCCGAGACCGTCGTCGACGACGCGGCGGACTTCTGA
- the rny gene encoding ribonuclease Y gives MTASDLLVLVALVLVVVAVVVVVVAVVLVRRIQAAPQPPAVLPEEDPAVVAERERHEAALRTARVSVDEATAELERTRSQTVAAQAEVTAARAEAERLRVAAREDAEELRQRARRQADQDAEQALVQARRTGAQEQQRVLSEAKERLAELERREQRLDERERRLDEEVERLAERDRRLSAGEAELAERSAAVAEVDQERRRELERVAGLTADAAKGELVESIETAAKREAAILVRDIEADARATAETRARALVVDAIQRVASEQTAESVVSVLHLPSDEMKGRIIGREGRNIRAFESVTGVNLIIDDTPEAVLLSCFDPVRREIGRLTLEKLVLDGRIHPHRIEEVHDAARQEVERLCLRAAEDALVEVGITELHPELVAHLGRLRYRTSYGQNVLKHLVETAHIAGIMAAELRLDPTVIKRCAFLHDIGKALTHEVEGSHALIGADLARKYGEDDVVVHAIEAHHNEVAPQTIEAVLTQAADACSGGRPGARRESLEAYVKRLERIEEIAGGKAGVEKVFAMQAGREIRVMVRPDEVDEIGSAVLARDVAKQIEEELTYPGQIRVTVVRESRATEIAR, from the coding sequence ATGACCGCGAGCGACCTGCTGGTGCTGGTGGCGCTGGTGCTCGTCGTGGTGGCGGTGGTCGTGGTCGTGGTGGCCGTGGTTCTGGTGCGACGGATCCAGGCCGCGCCGCAGCCGCCGGCGGTCCTGCCGGAGGAGGACCCCGCGGTCGTCGCCGAGCGCGAACGGCACGAGGCGGCGCTGCGCACCGCCCGGGTGTCGGTGGACGAGGCGACCGCCGAGTTGGAACGCACCCGGTCGCAGACCGTGGCGGCGCAGGCCGAGGTGACCGCCGCGCGGGCCGAGGCCGAGCGGCTGCGGGTCGCCGCCCGCGAGGATGCCGAGGAGCTGCGCCAGCGGGCCCGCCGGCAGGCAGACCAGGACGCCGAGCAGGCACTCGTTCAGGCCCGCCGCACCGGCGCGCAGGAGCAGCAGCGGGTGCTGAGCGAGGCGAAGGAGCGGCTGGCCGAGCTGGAGCGGCGGGAGCAGCGGCTCGACGAGCGGGAACGTCGGCTGGACGAGGAGGTCGAACGGCTCGCCGAGCGGGACCGCCGGCTGTCCGCCGGCGAGGCGGAGCTCGCGGAGCGGTCCGCCGCGGTGGCCGAGGTCGACCAGGAACGCCGTCGCGAACTCGAACGGGTGGCCGGGCTGACCGCGGACGCGGCGAAGGGCGAGCTGGTCGAGTCGATCGAGACCGCCGCCAAGCGGGAGGCGGCCATCCTGGTTCGCGACATCGAGGCGGACGCCCGCGCGACGGCGGAGACGCGGGCCCGCGCGCTGGTGGTGGACGCGATCCAGCGGGTGGCGAGCGAGCAGACCGCGGAGAGCGTGGTCAGCGTGCTGCACCTGCCGTCGGACGAGATGAAGGGCCGCATCATCGGCCGGGAGGGTCGCAACATCCGGGCGTTCGAGTCGGTGACCGGGGTGAACCTGATCATCGACGACACGCCCGAGGCGGTGCTGCTGTCCTGCTTCGACCCGGTGCGCCGGGAGATCGGCCGGCTGACGCTGGAGAAGCTGGTGCTGGACGGCCGGATCCATCCGCACCGCATCGAGGAGGTGCACGACGCGGCGCGCCAGGAGGTCGAGCGGCTGTGCCTGCGGGCGGCCGAGGACGCGCTGGTCGAGGTGGGGATCACCGAGTTGCATCCGGAGCTGGTGGCGCACCTGGGCCGGTTGCGCTACCGCACCAGCTACGGACAGAACGTGTTGAAACATCTGGTGGAGACCGCGCACATCGCCGGCATCATGGCCGCCGAGCTGCGCCTGGATCCGACCGTGATCAAGCGCTGCGCCTTCCTGCACGACATCGGCAAGGCGCTCACCCACGAGGTGGAGGGCAGCCACGCCCTGATCGGCGCCGACCTGGCCCGCAAGTACGGCGAGGACGACGTGGTGGTGCACGCGATCGAGGCGCACCACAACGAGGTGGCGCCGCAGACCATCGAGGCGGTCCTGACCCAGGCCGCGGACGCGTGCTCGGGCGGCAGGCCGGGCGCCCGGCGGGAGAGCCTCGAGGCGTACGTGAAGCGGCTGGAGCGCATCGAGGAGATCGCCGGCGGCAAGGCGGGCGTGGAGAAGGTCTTCGCCATGCAGGCGGGTCGGGAGATCCGGGTGATGGTGCGCCCGGACGAGGTGGACGAGATCGGCTCGGCGGTGCTCGCGCGCGACGTGGCGAAGCAGATCGAGGAGGAGCTGACCTATCCGGGTCAGATCCGGGTCACGGTGGTGCGCGAGTCGCGAGCGACCGAGATCGCCCGCTGA
- a CDS encoding glycosyltransferase, producing the protein MGLAPLSVVQPLGVLAVVLVAALSAFSARRWPGAVTLTAIGATTAAVGGFVVLTSGQARDTVISDVAIGRTAMLAAAGVAVLGALALLVRGRGRCLALATAGGLAYGFVSVSTRVVVQRLLVGGIGAVPLLVVAGLVAALLVGGALIQLGYASGPPTVVVACLTMADPFFAVLVGALLLGEGTAMSPATVAGQVVLALVAAGGVVLLARFHPDAAPRAVRDGGDPAASPGGSEEPVLAGDRKLAGRRGGVASQQGKTEHRMPARLPEADVRDGSGTTVRTPSRMREQTVNGGDGAVRRIVVGADTFVPDVNGAARFSYRLATGLAARGHEVHVLAPSPDGAAGVSMMDGVVVHRVRARRTPFHPTFRFCPPWQAAAAADDLLAELAPDVVHIQSHMLIGRALSVAANRHQVPLVATNHFMPENLFGYLRLPTALHTAARSAAWRDAARVFHRAVAVTAPTQRAVDLLQENGIEQAEAVSCGIDLDRFAARRLPDAAVPTVLFVGRLDAEKRVDELIRALALLPAALPLNVELVGTGSRRDEWQRLAADLGVGDRVRFSGFVPDEELPAAYERADIFCIPGIAELQSLVTMEAMAAGRPVVAADAMALPHLVHNGDNGWLYQPGDVAGLASRLGMLAADPQLRVRMGAAGRRRVEEHSVPATLARYEQLYAQVLGEPAAEPVLAA; encoded by the coding sequence TTGGGGCTGGCGCCGCTGAGCGTCGTGCAGCCGCTGGGGGTGCTCGCGGTGGTACTGGTCGCGGCGCTGTCGGCGTTCTCGGCGCGGCGCTGGCCGGGGGCCGTGACGTTGACCGCGATCGGTGCGACGACCGCGGCGGTGGGCGGGTTCGTGGTGCTCACCTCGGGCCAGGCGCGGGACACGGTGATCTCGGACGTGGCGATCGGCCGTACCGCGATGCTCGCGGCGGCCGGCGTGGCGGTACTGGGTGCCTTGGCGCTGCTGGTGCGGGGCCGGGGCCGGTGCCTGGCGCTTGCCACGGCAGGTGGCCTCGCGTACGGCTTCGTGTCGGTGTCGACGCGGGTCGTGGTCCAGCGGCTGCTGGTCGGCGGTATCGGCGCGGTGCCGCTGCTGGTGGTGGCCGGGTTGGTGGCGGCGTTGTTGGTCGGCGGTGCGCTGATCCAGCTCGGGTACGCGTCGGGGCCGCCGACGGTGGTGGTGGCGTGCCTGACGATGGCCGACCCGTTCTTCGCGGTACTGGTCGGTGCGCTGCTGCTCGGCGAGGGCACCGCGATGTCGCCGGCGACGGTGGCCGGTCAGGTCGTGCTGGCCCTGGTGGCGGCGGGCGGTGTGGTGCTGCTGGCCCGGTTCCACCCGGACGCGGCGCCGCGGGCGGTGCGCGACGGCGGGGACCCGGCGGCGTCGCCGGGCGGGTCGGAGGAACCGGTGCTGGCCGGCGACCGGAAGCTGGCCGGGCGCCGCGGGGGCGTGGCGAGTCAGCAGGGCAAGACCGAACACAGGATGCCGGCGCGGTTGCCGGAAGCCGACGTGCGGGACGGATCGGGGACGACGGTGAGGACGCCGTCGCGGATGAGGGAGCAGACGGTGAACGGTGGCGATGGCGCGGTTCGGCGGATCGTGGTGGGTGCGGACACGTTCGTCCCGGACGTCAACGGGGCGGCGCGGTTCTCGTACCGGCTGGCGACGGGGCTGGCGGCGCGGGGACACGAGGTGCACGTGCTGGCACCGTCCCCGGACGGGGCCGCGGGAGTGTCCATGATGGACGGTGTGGTGGTGCACCGGGTACGGGCCCGGCGCACGCCGTTCCATCCGACGTTCCGGTTCTGCCCGCCGTGGCAGGCGGCCGCGGCGGCCGACGACCTGCTGGCGGAGCTGGCGCCGGACGTGGTGCACATCCAGTCGCACATGCTGATCGGCCGGGCGCTGTCGGTGGCGGCGAACCGGCACCAGGTGCCGCTGGTGGCGACCAACCACTTCATGCCGGAGAACCTGTTCGGCTACCTGCGGTTGCCGACCGCGCTGCACACCGCGGCCCGGTCCGCGGCATGGCGGGACGCGGCGCGGGTGTTCCACCGCGCGGTCGCGGTCACCGCACCGACCCAGCGCGCGGTGGATCTGTTGCAGGAGAACGGGATCGAGCAGGCCGAGGCGGTGTCCTGCGGGATCGACCTGGACCGCTTCGCGGCCCGCCGGCTGCCGGACGCGGCGGTACCCACGGTGCTGTTCGTCGGCCGGCTGGACGCCGAGAAGCGGGTCGACGAACTGATCCGGGCGCTCGCGCTGTTGCCGGCGGCGTTGCCGTTGAACGTGGAGCTGGTCGGTACCGGGTCGCGCCGGGACGAGTGGCAGCGGCTCGCCGCCGACCTGGGCGTCGGCGACCGGGTCCGGTTCAGCGGGTTCGTGCCGGACGAGGAGTTGCCGGCCGCGTACGAGCGGGCCGACATCTTCTGCATCCCCGGCATCGCGGAGTTGCAGAGCCTGGTGACGATGGAGGCGATGGCCGCCGGCCGCCCGGTGGTCGCCGCGGACGCGATGGCACTGCCGCACCTGGTGCACAACGGCGACAACGGCTGGCTCTACCAGCCGGGCGACGTGGCCGGGCTGGCGTCCCGGCTCGGGATGCTCGCCGCCGACCCGCAGCTGCGGGTGCGGATGGGGGCGGCCGGTCGGCGCCGGGTGGAGGAGCACTCCGTGCCGGCGACCCTGGCGCGGTACGAGCAGCTCTACGCCCAGGTGCTCGGCGAGCCGGCCGCCGAGCCGGTGCTGGCCGCCTGA
- a CDS encoding regulatory protein RecX, producing MTERQPGRGRRRRTAGERGAAATTPPADPRQQARDICLRLLSVRPRTRAELATALRRRGIPDEDATAVLERYGEVGMIDDEAFAKAWVTSRHAGRGLARGALARELRQRGVDSSAIGSALTELDGDTEATMARALVDRRLRSMAGVPAEVAFRRLVGMLARKGYSSGLAVRTVRDALAARPGDDGFVDDVDMDALADSVGGDALADSVGGDASAGSVGADGPDGGTRGR from the coding sequence ATGACCGAACGGCAGCCCGGGCGGGGCCGCCGACGGCGGACGGCAGGGGAGCGTGGCGCTGCGGCCACCACCCCGCCGGCCGATCCGCGACAGCAGGCGCGAGACATCTGCCTCCGGTTGCTGTCGGTGCGTCCCCGCACTCGAGCCGAGCTCGCCACCGCCCTGCGCCGACGCGGCATCCCGGACGAGGACGCCACCGCGGTGCTGGAGCGGTACGGCGAGGTCGGCATGATCGACGACGAGGCGTTCGCGAAGGCGTGGGTGACCTCTCGCCATGCCGGTCGCGGGTTGGCACGCGGTGCGCTGGCCCGGGAGCTTCGCCAGCGCGGCGTCGACTCGTCGGCGATCGGCTCGGCGCTGACCGAGCTGGACGGTGACACCGAGGCGACGATGGCGCGGGCGCTGGTCGACCGCCGGCTGCGGTCCATGGCCGGGGTGCCCGCCGAGGTCGCGTTCCGGCGGCTGGTCGGCATGCTCGCACGCAAGGGTTACTCGTCCGGTCTGGCCGTGCGCACCGTGCGCGACGCCCTGGCCGCCCGCCCCGGCGACGACGGCTTCGTCGACGACGTGGACATGGACGCCTTGGCCGACAGTGTCGGCGGGGACGCCTTGGCCGACAGTGTCGGCGGAGACGCGTCGGCCGGCAGCGTCGGTGCCGACGGTCCGGACGGAGGCACCCGCGGCCGGTGA